The Primulina eburnea isolate SZY01 chromosome 6, ASM2296580v1, whole genome shotgun sequence genome contains a region encoding:
- the LOC140835386 gene encoding uncharacterized protein, whose translation MAKRSIMSLEFTPNYGWMREPTLVTIKLYYNGSMDSKRKRKTYNGGNTEYFDFVDMDKIGLIELWGYAEQVGCVEKDKLRFWHKIGKSLNNGRYLETDNDVVQIRNHVPKNYEVEIYIEHDELVSIYEIDASGVLEKPKEGELKTRVGQTDEVEAEFYDSDFDFAVDDNIRGEGENIVIDGDISNDLFERMQGDEGDDDCAESDELESAFDSQEEDSQKFEMYASSENPDLKLGMIFNSKKEAKFAIESHCIRRGMVVNFVKNDKSRLRGVCKNEGCEWVIHVSPVNKDSCWQIKTFKPEHKNCYWNVKNKNIKSSWLGETFVSKLKSNPKLGTREFREEVKSTLNVSLTYKQAYLGRKKALKLVDGSIAEQFSQIRNYCAELRRSDEGASVILKLTDGDDAPRFQRLYVCFSACKQGFKESCRPVVGVDGCFLKTSIGGQLLTAVGLDPNNNIFPIAYALVEGETKDSWMWFLQLLNNDIGFENEDGWTFMSDKQKGLIPAFENLFPNAENRFCVRHLYTNMKNDGFRGVGIKNALWAAARATRVEEFKRRMEDLKKINSDAYIWLSKKPEQHWSKAYFSTIPKCDVLLNNMCECFNSMILDAREKPIISMFETLRNLLMVRFQTNRAKAEKWVGVMCPKIRVVLAKNSKEAAAFSPLMADETHFQITGLHQQHSVDLCKMTCSCRKWDLTGIPCAHAVCAIWCKQENPEAYVHRFYSVLKYKQCYSRSIMPINGSALWPECQLTPPLPPMYKEKVGRPAKLRRRQPDEVPASRQSKLKGVATLLKQVV comes from the exons ATGGCTAAAAGAAGTATAATGTCTCTTGAATTCACCCCGAATTATG GCTGGATGCGAGAACCCACTCTTGTTACAATTAAGTTGTACTACAATGGTTCTATGGACAGCAAGCGCAAGAGGAAAACGTACAACGGTGGTAATACTGAATACTTTGATTTTGTGGATATGGATAAGATAGGCTTGATTGAACTCTGGGGTTATGCTGAGCAAGTAGGATGCGTGGAGAAAGATAAGCTCAGATTTTGGCACAAAATAGGTAAATCTTTGAACAATGGTAGATATTTGGAAACTGATAATGATGTGGTTCAAATTAGGAACCACGTCCCCAAAAACTATGAAGTGGAAATTTATATTGAACATGATGAATTGGTTTCAATATATGAGATAGATGCAAGTGGTGTTTTAGAGAAACCCAAAGAAGGTGAACTGAAAACAAGGGTTGGACAGACTGATGAAGTTGAGGCAGAATTTTATGATAGTGATTTCGATTTCGCTGTTGATGATAATATTAGGGGAGAAGGGGAAAATATAGTCATTGATGGTGATATTTCCAATGATTTGTTTGAGAGAATGCAAGGTGATGAAGGAGATGATGATTGTGCAGAAAGTGATGAGTTAGAGAGTGCATTTGATTCTCAAGAGGAAGATTCACAAAAATTCGAAATGTATGCCTCCTCTGAAAATCCTGATTTGAAGCTTGGTATGATATTTAATTCAAAAAAAGAGGCAAAGTTTGCTATAGAGAGTCATTGTATTAGACGAGGGATGGTAGTCAACTTTGTCAAGAATGATAAGAGTAGGCTTCGAGGTGTGTGCAAAAATGAAGGATGTGAATGGGTTATTCATGTGTCACCCGTGAATAAGGACAGTTGTTGGCAGATAAAGACGTTTAAACCCGAGCACAAAAACTGCTATTGGAATGTTAAGAACAAAAACATCAAGTCAAGCTGGTTAGGTGAAACTTTTGTGAGTAAATTGAAATCAAATCCTAAGTTAGGTACCAGAGAGTTCCGAGAAGAGGTTAAATCTACTTTGAATGTCTCCCTCACATATAAACAAGCTTATTTGGGTCGGAAGAAGGCATTAAAGCTAGTTGATGGCAGCATAGCGGAGCAATTTAGCCAAATAAGAAATTACTGTGCTGAATTGAGAAGGTCCGACGAAGGTGCATCTGTGATTCTGAAACTGACTGATGGAGATGATGCGCCAAGATTTCAGAGGCTGTATGTGTGCTTCTCGGCCTGTAAACAAGGTTTTAAGGAGTCTTGTAGACCTGTGGTTGGAGTGGATGGATGTTTTTTGAAAACCAGTATTGGTGGGCAGTTGTTGACAGCAGTTGGCCTAGATCCAAATAACAACATTTTTCCAATTGCTTATGCATTGGTGGAAGGAGAGACAAAGGATAGTTGGATGTGGTTTCTGCAGTTGTTGAATAACGACATTGGCTTTGAGAATGAAGATGGTTGGACCTTCATGTCTGATAAGCAAAAAGGCTTGATTCCTGCCTTTGAGAATTTGTTTCCGAATGCCGAAAACAGATTTTGTGTTAGGCATCTATACACTAACATGAAAAACGATGGTTTCAGAGGTGTGGGAATTAAAAATGCCCTTTGGGCTGCGGCTAGGGCAACAAGAGTTGAAGAGTTCAAAAGGCGGATGGAAGACTTGAAGAAGATAAATTCTGATGCGTATATCTGGTTGAGCAAAAAACCGGAACAACATTGGTCCAAGGCATACTTCAGCACGATTCCAAAATGTGATGTACTTCTGAACAACATGTGTGAGTGTTTCAACAGCATGATTTTAGATGCAAGAGAAAAACCAATCATTTCAATGTTCGAAACATTAAGAAATTTGTTAATGGTGAGGTTTCAAACGAACAGAGCGAAGGCCGAGAAATGGGTTGGTGTGATGTGTCCAAAAATTAGAGTTGTGTTGGCAAAGAATAGCAAGGAAGCAGCTGCGTTTAGTCCTTTGATGGCTGACGAGACACATTTTCAGATCACAGGATTACACCAGCAGCACTCTGTTGACCTGTGTAAGATGACTTGCAGTTGTAGGAAATGGGATTTGACTGGAATTCCGTGTGCACATGCTGTTTGTGCGATTTGGTGTAAGCAAGAAAACCCCGAGGCTTACGTGCATCGTTTTTACAGTGTATTGAAATACAAGCAGTGTTACTCGCGCTCCATCATGCCCATTAATGGATCAGCCTTGTGGCCTGAATGCCAGTTAACTCCTCCATTACCACCAATGTACAAAGAGAAAGTTGGTAGGCCAGCTAAGTTGAGAAGGCGACAACCTGATGAAGTTCCTGCTTCAAGACAATCAAAGTTGAAAG GAGTTGCAACATTACTAAAGCAAGTGGTTTAG
- the LOC140833882 gene encoding acyl carrier protein 1, chloroplastic-like yields the protein MASFTSSSVSFGSGSCPFKNKQVSNLRRASLSFNGKGLSSLRSQPPRFRVSCAAKPETVDKVCQIVRKQLALPADREVCGESKFATLGADSLDTVEIVMGLEEEFGISVEEESAQSITTVQEAADMIEKLLEKKC from the exons ATGGCATCTTTCACTTCTTCTTCTGTCTCATTCGGATCCGGTTCTTGCCCCTTCAAGAACAAGCAG GTTTCAAATTTGAGAAGGGCCTCGCTTTCATTCAATGGAAAGGGCTTGTCATCTCTTAGATCACAGCCACCTCGTTTCCGAGTTTCCTGTGCA GCTAAACCagaaacagtggataaagtGTGTCAGATCGTAAGGAAGCAACTGGCGCTTCCTGCTGATCGTGAAGTCTGTGGAGAGTCAAAGTTTGCTACACTTGGTGCTGATTCACTTGACACG GTTGAGATTGTGATGGGACTGGAAGAAGAGTTCGGGATCAGCGTGGAGGAAGAAAGTGCCCAGAGTATCACTACCGTTCAAGAAGCAGCGGATATGATCGAGAAGCTTTTGGAGAAGAAGTGCTAG
- the LOC140833883 gene encoding LOW QUALITY PROTEIN: serine/threonine-protein kinase RUNKEL-like (The sequence of the model RefSeq protein was modified relative to this genomic sequence to represent the inferred CDS: inserted 1 base in 1 codon), whose protein sequence is MNHYHIYEAIGRGKYSTVYKGRKKKTIEYFAIKSVDKSNRTKVLQEVRILHTLNHSNVLKFYSWYETSAHLWLVLEYCVGGDLMTLLQQDGKLPEDSIHDLAHDLVLGLQYLHSKGIIYCDLKPSNILLDENGHTKLCDFGLARKLSDISLTPSSQLPQAKRGAPCYMAPELFQDGGVHSYASDFWALGCVLYECYTGRPPFVGKEFTQLAKSILLDATPALPGTPTRAFENLINSLLTKDPAERMQWPELCSHAFWRTKFSPLALPPQPAFASMIEVSSEPHLTERNGDKPIRNKTPTKTCGKNSRGSGKQDENSNLRAKGEETPVKGVMSNRRTHTNPSSRIPDTKHKTLSNNIGGLNLMRLSRIAKGNLQRENEKENYRRPLPSSSNNDAEVKIENNDMELDFNENTEDEGPDEIEGSESTSCTVDENLPTPSTLEEKPEETDNLVSQSDASNVVDTLLSEDSKTQEQELSSEHIEVSHVAATPPSANTQQKASRIKDVSGNALDFNATKSSTDLSEAFWHPSDLSVRPVMPSRKHDKGSDAIPSLPFDVIPASDFTKMPKEKLDSLCNGIVSILSGNAALGEKQGVIRYLEGLSSNVDAANVLTNGPIMLVLVKMLRQSKASSLRVQLSSLIGLLIRHSTFIGDDLPNSGILGALTDGLRDRQEKVRRFSMAALGELLFYISTLSDHAMDNKPQESPSKDNRPSSGWQVPSSLISFIASVLRKGEDDLTQLYALRTVENISSHGGYWAIRFTSQDVISNLCYIFRAXGKQENMKLTAGSCLVRLVRFSPSSMQQVLEKLPIKDIISSLLKGNQREQQISLNILNMAMLSNHLVTNVGRQLLPMMEDKNLLPKLFSLIEQGSEVLKGKILVFVALLCKIGKRWLPHIFCNARIISAVDRLSKEKDNYLKHCLDAFVQAVASIVPGLLETITGDVQQLMGGRRHGQVIGHNSRNSAKNSIHFFPVVLHLLGSSLFKHSMVTQQVLQQVANLLKLTETPFQGRDDFQITLLRVLESITEEPSAFENYPIIFLRQVLPSLTAIYKGNKDGDARFLCLKIFFDVMVFILNDASEAKKLQEELKSISNGYFLPLYPALIVDEDPIPMYAQKLLVMLIESNHIKISDILHMKAVSQCFDFLLGDFSTINVSNVMLCLALASAPELEIKILSQLKVVRKIGNLLEFVHAKEMEDFIEPTLRLCRALLLRSVSSKKVFVYSREPTLLSDNSSESATDQQQCIKDIMDFGGNVGVLLELSKSSESNISDLASECINLLFQAAPREATMNLMMNLSKVSTLLDSRSNGIAHLVVERTLNSLGFAIRLYLTHSMILSVCTSELAKIEALVSHLRSSSIRKIADAAFLATLELQRMPR, encoded by the exons ATGAATCACTATCACATTTATGAAGCGATTGGCCGTGGAAAATATTCG ACGGTATATAAAGGACGGAAGAAGAAGACGATCGAGTATTTTGCGATTAAAAGCGTGGATAAATCGAACAGAACGAAAGTTCTGCAAGAA GTTCGGATTCTCCACACACTGAATCACTCCAATGTGCTAAAGTTCTATTCCTG GTATGAAACATCAGCACATTTGTGGTTAGTTCTGGAGTATTGTGTTGGAGGAGATCTAATGACTTTATTGCAACAG GATGGTAAGCTTCCAGAAGATTCTATACATGATCTGGCTCATGATCTTGTTCTAGGTCTACA GTACTTACATTCGAAGGGAATCATTTATTGCGACTTAAAACCATCAAACATACTTCTTGACGAAAATGGACACACAAAG TTGTGCGATTTTGGTTTGGCTAGAAAACTGAGTGATATATCACTGACACCGTCCTCTCAG TTACCACAAGCAAAACGTGGAGCCCCATGTTACATGGCTCCCGAATTATTCCAAGATGGAGGGGTTCACTCATATGCTTCTGATTTCTGGGCTCTTGGTTGTGTGCTATACGAATGCTATACTGGAAGGCCTCCATTTGTTGGCAAAGAATTCACTCAGTTAGCAAAGTCAATCCTTTTGGATGCAACTCCTGCTCTTCCTGGAACTCCAACCCGTGCATTTGAAAATTTGATAAACTCTTTGTTGACCAAAGATCCAGCGGAAAGGATGCAGTGGCCCGAACTTTGCAGTCATGCTTTTTGGAGGACAAAATTTTCTCCACTGGCATTACCTCCTCAACCGGCTTTTGCTAGCATGATTGAGGTGTCTTCTGAGCCACATCTTACAGAACGCAATGGCGATAAACCGATTCGGAACAAAACTCCAACTAAAACTTGTGGAAAAAATTCAAGAGGCTCTGGTAAACAAGATGAAAATTCTAATCTTAGGGCAAAAGGAGAAGAAACACCTGTCAAAGGCGTAATGAGCAATCGTAGAACACACACAAATCCTTCAAGCAGAATTCCCGACACCAAGCACAAGACCCTGTCAAATAATATTGGAGGCTTGAATCTTATGCGACTTTCAAGAATCGCTAAAGGTAATTTGCAGAGAGAAAATGAAAAGGAGAATTACCGGAGGCCATTACCCAGTAGCTCTAACAATGATGCAGAAGTCAaaattgaaaacaatgacaTGGAACTCGATTTTAATGAGAACACTGAAGATGAGGGGCCTGATGAAATAGAGGGATCTGAGAGCACATCATGCACTGTTGATGAGAACTTACCGACTCCAAGCACGCTTGAGGAGAAACCAGAAGAGACGGATAACCTAGTGAGCCAGTCAGATGCTTCAAATGTGGTAGACACCCTTCTTTCAGAAGATTCAAAAACCCAAGAACAGGAATTGTCTTCTGAGCACATTGAAGTGAGCCATGTGGCAGCTACCCCACCCAGTGCTAATACTCAACAGAAGGCTTCACGGATTAAAGATGTTTCGGGGAATGCTCTAGATTTTAATGCTACAAAATCATCTACAGATCTATCAGAAGCATTCTGGCACCCATCTGATCTCTCAGTAAGACCAGTTATGCCAAGCAGAAAACATGATAAAGGATCAGATGCAATTccttcccttccatttgatgtaattccagcatctgatttcaCGAAAATGCCTAAAGAGAAACTGGATTCTTTGTGTAATGGAATTGTGAGTATATTGAGTGGTAATGCGGCTTTAGGTGAGAAGCAAGGTGTTATCAGGTACCTCGAGGGGTTAAGTAGTAATGTTGATGCTGCCAATGTTTTAACAAATGGTCCCATAATGCTAGTTCTTGTCAAAATGCTTAGGCAGTCCAAAGCTTCGTCTTTGCGTGTACAACTCTCATCCCTTATAGGCCTTTTGATTCGCCATTCAACTTTTATTGGCGATGACTTGCCAAATTCTGGAATTCTAGGTGCTTTAACTGATGGCCTTCGAGATAGGCAGGAAAAAGTAAGAAGATTCTCTATGGCTGCTTTGGGCGAGTTGCTCTTTTACATATCCACTCTTAGTGATCATGCAATGGATAATAAGCCCCAGGAATCTCCATCAAAAGACAACCGGCCCTCTTCTGGATGGCAG GTTCCAAGTTCTTTAATCTCTTTTATTGCATCGGTTTTGCGTAAAGGAGAGGATGATCTAACCCAGCTTTATGCTTTAAGAACAGTAGAGAACATCTCTAGTCATGGTGGCTACTGGGCGATTCGTTTCACCAGCCAGGATGTAATTAGCAATCTCTGCTACATATTTAGGG CCGGGAAACAAGAAAACATGAAGCTCACGGCAGGATCGTGTTTGGTTCGATTGGTTCGTTTTAGCCCTTCCAGCATGCAACAAGTTCTGGAGAAACTCCCCATTAAGGACATCATCTCGAGCCTTTTGAAGGGAAATCAACGAGAACAGCAAATCAGTTTGAACATTCTAAACATGGCGATGCTTAGTAATCATTTGGTGACAAATGTTGGACGTCAACTTCTTCCCATGATGGAAGATAAGAATCTTCTTCCAAAACTGTTCTCTCTTATTGAGCAGGGAAGTGAAGTTCTGAAGGGAAAGATACTGGTTTTTGTGGCTTTACTATGTAAAATTGGAAAGAGATGGCTCCCACATATTTTTTGCAATGCAAGAATTATATCAGCTGTTGATAGGCTTTCAAAAGAGAAAGATAATTATTTGAAGCATTGTCTTGATGCTTTTGTGCAAGCTGTGGCATCTATAGTACCAGGTCTGCTTGAAACTATAACAGGAGATGTTCAGCAACTTATGGGTGGCAGACGTCATGGACAAGTTATTGGTCACAACAGTCGAAATTCTGCAAAGAACAGTATTCATTTCTTCCCTGTGGTTCTTCATCTTTTAGGGAGTTCTTTATTCAAGCATTCAATGGTCACTCAGCAGGTCTTGCAGCAGGTGGCAAATCTTCTTAAACTGACTGAGACGCCATTCCAG GGCAGAGATGACTTTCAGATAACTCTTTTGCGAGTTCTAGAATCAATCACAGAAGAGCCATCAGCATTCGAAAATTACCCCATCATTTTCCTCCGTCAGGTTCTGCCCAGTCTGACTGCTATATACAAAGGGAACAAAGATGGAGATGCTAGATTTTTATGCTTGAAGATATtctttgatgtcatggtttttATATTGAATGACGCATCAGAGGCTAAAAAGTTGCAAGAAGAGTTGAAGTCAATATCAAACGGCTATTTTCTCCCTCTCTACCCAGCTTTGATTGTGGATGAAGATCCCATTCCAATGTACGCTCAGAAACTTCTCGTGATGCTTATCGAGTCCAATCACATTAAAATCTCTGACATTCTTCACATGAAAGCAGTTTCACAGTGCTTTGATTTTTTGCTTGGTGACTTTTCGACTATCAATGTAAGCAATGTCATGCTCTGTCTAGCTTTAGCATCTGCTCCAGAACTAGAAATCAAGATCCTCTCTCAATTAAAAGTGGTACGAAAGATTGGAAACCTTTTAGAGTTCGTACATGCCAAGGAGATGGAAGATTTCATAGAACCGACTCTTCGTCTTTGTAGGGCATTGCTTTTACGTTCTGTAAGCTCAAAGAAGGTCTTTGTCTATTCGAGGGAACCCACACTCTTATCTGATAACTCTAGTGAGAGTGCCACAGACCAGCAGCAATGCATAAAAGATATAATGGACTTTGGTGGCAATGTAGGAGTCTTGCTAGAATTGAGCAAGTCCAGTGAATCGAATATTTCAGATTTGGCCTCCGAGTGTATAAATTTGTTGTTCCAGGCAGCCCCAAGAGAAGCTACCATGAATTTGATGATGAATCTCTCCAAGGTCTCCACGCTCCTTGACTCCAGGAGTAATGGCATTGCCCACTTGGTGGTAGAACGAACTTTAAACAGTCTTGGTTTTGCCATTCGACTGTATCTGACACATTCAATGATACTTTCTGTCTGTACATCGGAATTAGCAAAGATAGAAGCTCTTGTATCACATTTAAGAAGTTCAAGCATACGTAAAATTGCTGATGCCGCTTTTCTGGCGACCTTGGAGTTGCAGAGGATGCCTCGCTAG